Genomic window (Musa acuminata AAA Group cultivar baxijiao chromosome BXJ1-9, Cavendish_Baxijiao_AAA, whole genome shotgun sequence):
gtatatatatgtatgtatatatacatatatatatatatatatgtatatatacatacatatatacatacatatatatgtatatataaatacatatatatatatatgtatatatacatgtgtatatgtatatgtatatatatgtatatatacatatatatacatatacatatatacatgtatatatacatatatatatatgtatttatatatacatatatatgtatgtatatatatgtatatacatatatatatatatatggatatacatatatttatatatatatatatatatgtatatacatatatatatatatatatgtatatacatatatacatatatatatatatacatatacatatacatatatatatatatatatacatatacatatatatatatatatatatatatatatatatacatataaatatatatatatatatatttatatatatatatatatatatatatatatatatatatatatatatatatatatatatatatatatatatatatatgtataaaattgAAAGTGATTTTTGTATATCTGTCCATATAAATTTGAATAGGTCACATCCGATCGCACTTAAATGTAACATTAGCATATTATAATAACAGCCATAATAACAGTagtaagaatatgaaggattataTTAGATGattgataattaaaataaaactatATCAGATCTGATAAACATAAATATTAGtatctatataaaaaaatattattataattataaatttttttaatttaatcttATATACACATAATATATGTTTGATATAAATATAAATCGATaaacataaaaattatttaattttatgacGTATCTATGTATGCATTTGTACATCATCTTGAAAATTTAAAGAAGAATCTCAAAATCTATCCATGTttgtgttaggaacaagtcgactctaagaggggagggtgaattagtgcagcggtaaaaattacgtctgtTTAAAAGACCTTCGTATTATAAAATCTGATTTTGACGAAAATCATTttagaaatatctttaaattgaaagcatacggaattgtatttgatgtaaagcaaggaaggtagtttgtagttaagataaatagcaaaatagaaatataaactgatttataatggttcgattgtcgtgatctatatccactcctccgattcctattcctttaataggcaaagatcaacctccttcttatacccctcttctccttttactgagtttaggagacaacccttacaagcactcactcctctctcaaactattctaacacttagattaaaagaggaggattctcacaagagattacaacaacatttttccctctttaaattctctgtgcttgtatgtgttaaccagggatgagaggggtatttataggcttcaagttaattcaaacttggagcctaaaaagatctcatcccaggtttcctgggtactggcggtaccatcgtcgttcTTGGGAGGTACTACCACTACAGGATCTGCTACTGAGTGGTACTATCgccgaacaggggtggtaccactgctggcagcattaCTGTCGGTTGTACCACCGCCCaacttgggtggtactactgcctagatTTCCAAGGGTGTTGTTCCCTAGGTGGTGCCATTATTGGCCAGGGTTTTAGCAccttagttgggccttgaatccgacccaaaccagcccaacttctggcctagttggcctctaacagagttgatgggattacctcccaataactctaattatgtgctaactatgattcctaagatatattctaagtaagataagtttggtttcttcctgcgagcttccgataatctttcggtgaacttctgataatctcttggcaatgttccaacggactcccgacaagctcctggacctcacgacaatcttcttggcgagttccgacgagtttctttggcaagctccaggacttctcggtcaattccgacagaacttccaacgaacgtccggacttccgacgaactctcgaactcccaacgaaatcacgttcttgacttcgggacttcattttgctttatgctttgctatcgtagttaatcctgcacacataaaaacacacttcgatctagacaattattactaagcatgaatcatgtcatccaacatgtcattggtccattgactcctagtctgattcttcgacgcattgtcctctcttgcggcatattatccaatcggcctgttgacctccgcaactccgatatccttggtgcaatatccgctcttcttagcccgatgcccaaatctatggcccaaagccttctgtcgatacgtcgaccgatccgacgtctaatcttcaaacatatttttctccggcccaacatgattcttcttgctttaattgtctctccctgatcgaagcatcttgtgttactcaaaatacagatcaaatcataaatactatcaattggtttcattatcaaaatctaagacgcTGCCATTTTGTTTTTGGTAACATAttgatttggttttcaaaagataAATAACGATGGAATCAAGTTCAAGATCTTACAATAAACTATCAATATTTTCATTTAACTGGTATcttcataaattattatttttagttaaagGAATGATTCAAGTATCACAAGGTGACAACTAAGTTATTACAGTGGTAGACATGTTGTCAGCAAGTGGCACCATATGCACAATATGTACATTATAATTCCTTTTTCagctttttttaattaataattttctaATATTGCTTGCCTATTGTTTTGGTTACAAACTCCTCTACCTTGTATCGAATACCATATCTTGCATTGTTTCCGTGCCCAAACATACGTGTGTAACAGAAAGAttgagttaaaaaaaaattaaaaataaataaaaaagaaaatatttcttaGGTGAAATAAACAATAAATGGATCCTATTTATTTAATTCTCTTTGGATAGTAAGTATTCGAAGAGAAAAAGAAACGAGTAATCAATGCACCTTGGAATATGTTTACTGTTTATGCTAGTGATATGGATTATATAAACGATCTGAAGGTTCAAAGTGCATGGAATATGCAGCTGCTTAACAAAAGGTATTTCACCCACATCTAATAACGTTCAAAAGCATCTATAGATTCTTGAAAGACAAACAACTTGATCAtaagaatgattggaatgattaaaAGATTGTTTGGAGGTTAAATGTTTTTTTCTAGAATCAAATCTTTTTGTGGAAACTCTTTTGGATAAGACCGTCTATCTTTCTGTGGCTCTCTAATATGATCCACTGTTATGTGGATCAATGTTGTGTCCTTCATGGGGGTGGATTTTGTAGAGCACATTCTTATGTCATTTTGCTAGGTGTTTTTTGGACCTCTTTCAATCAAAACTGAGTTTTAATTTTTCATACATGCATGATTGAACTAATAGAAACTGATTAAAGGAGGGAAAACAAAGTGGTAGGTAGTTTTCAACCGGTATTGTTTCTGTTACTATTATCTCTCTTTGGTTCCTTTGGAAGAACATGAATGAAACCTAAGTTTAACAACCGTCAATCTGACCCACTTTCCATCTGATTCCAAGTGTACTTCATTCTCAAATATAATGATCACCGAAACCAAGCCCAACTCCCTGAGGAcagctctcttcttcttcctccactaccACAACATATTCCTAACACTCACATTCTTGCTTTTTGGTTTTATGGCTCTTTTACTAACTCTAATGTTAATGCTAGAACTGGTTTTTGTTTTGTAAACCAGAAGGGCTTCAACATATGTGATGGCACCAGTAGACATCAAGCTTCGAGCCCTCTCCAAGTTGAGATCTGGGCCATTTGGGATGCTTCAAACTTGGAAGCTCAGCCAAATTTCACAGCCAATTCTGATTCATTAGAGGCTGTACTGATTTGTAATAGATGTAAGCTTATTCCTCCTTGCTAGTTGCACAGTATCTGTTCTAATACCTTCAAGTTGGCTGAGTGTGCCAATATTTTGAGTTTTGAACATGTTAACAGGTAAAACAACTCTATCGCTCACAATTTTGCCAATCAAGCAATGTCTTTTTGGCCAATTTTATACTTTTGGGATTGATGATGTCCAGTTATTTAATTGAAAGTTCATctgattttctttttaataaaaaagaaatcAATGCACCTGGGAAGTAGTTAGCCAATACATTGTTTAATTTAATGCTAAAGAAGGAGACCGATTTGGGGATCTATGAACATTAACATGTTATACAAACTCTTGAGAATATGCTTTGATTTTTCTTAATACAAGTTGAATTTTATGTGttataaaaaaacatataattcATCCCTATCTCTGATTAAATATTTTGGCTaataatttgattaaaaaattttgattttggaGAAGtgaacgtgtgtgtgtgtgtgtgtgtgtgtgtgtgtgtatatatatatatatatatatatatatatatatatatatatatatatatatatatatatatatatatatatatatatatatatatatatatatatatatattatttatttatttatatttatatttatatttatatttatatttatattccaAACCAAACACTACATTCCACCTGATATCCTCTCCCTCAGCCTCACCGACAAGCCTCCCTGCATTCTCATCGCCATCAGCAACTGGTGCCGCCCGCTCGCCTCCACCACCGTCATGTCGAACCTCTCCAAGATGCTCGCTGCCACCACCTTCATCTGGATATAGGCCATGTCCTTCCCCAGGCACGTCCTCGGACCCGTGTGAAACACTGGGAAGACCGACGAGCTCTTGGGCTGGAACACTCCCTCCTCGTCCAGCCACCTCTCCGGCATGAACTCCCTGCAGTCCGGACCCCATATCGCCTCCCTCCTCCCCATGGCGTACGCGTTGTACATCAGAATCCAACCCCTGCGCATCCGATGCCCGTCCGGTAACTCATCCTCCTCCAGGCAGTCCCTTGGCACCATGGGCACCGGCGGGTACAGCCGCAGCGACTCCGATATGGCTGCATGGAGATAGTTCATCTCCTTCAGTTCCTCCATCGTGAACGCCAGCTTGCCACCGTTTTCTTCGGGTTGTCGAGTTCGGATCCGTTTGGTTTCTTCTCTTATCTTGGCCACCACGTCCGGCCGCGAGGAGAGTATCCAGAAGAACCAGGTGAGCGCCGCGGGTGTCGTGTCGCGCCCTGCGAGCACAAAGCTGATGAGGTTGTCGTGAACGAACTCGTCCGAATTGGCGCCGTCAGCCGTGAACCGGGAGAGGAGGTCTTGGCCGCTGGTCGGCCGGTTTCCTCGCGACTGCATGCATCTATCGACGAATCCATGGACGATCTTCATGGCCTCCTGCAGTCGTCGCTCTGATCCGACGTGGAGCCACTTCTTGATCCTCCAAACGAGCGGGAAAGGCTGCTTCGCCCGCTCGACGCAGAGACTCGTGGCTTCCTCGAACGCGTGAAAGAACCGCTTCCCCTCCTCTGCTCCCTCACCGCCTAGGCACATGGTGTCCTCGTCGAACGCTAGGCTGCAGGTGTTGTCGAACGCGAAGCGCTCGAGCACGTCCTGGAGGTCGATGACCTCGCCACTTCGGCTTGCTCTCGTCAGCAGTGGGACCAACCGCGCGAGGAGCTCGTGGCAGACTTTCTCATGGATGAAGGTCCGGAGGGATCTGGTGCCGAACTCGTGGCTGGCAGCCTTGCGTTGGAGGCGCCACTCCTCGCCGTTGGTGGTCGCAACGCCGCGGCCAAGGCAGTCGCGAATGGCCAAGATGATGGGTTCACTCTTGGGGTAGTTGGCGAAGCGGACCTTGGAGACGTGCTCCACGTTGGCGGGGTTGGCGGTGAAGACGAAAGGGGCGACCGTGACGGTGCCGGTGGGGGAGGTCGGGATGAGGTCCGTCGTCCACTCCAGAATGCGGTGGCTGTTCTTGACTAGATGAGGAAGATTACCCACAACGGGGTAACTCTTGAGGGCGGCGAGGTTGGCCGGAGCACCGCGTGGGGAGCGTTgcttgaagaagagaaaaaaggcggagcacaggaaggatatgaggaggaggagagaagaggCGGAAGAAATCTCCATTGCAGATTCCTCTTGGTCGCAAGTGAGAAGAGGATAGCTCGTAGACCGGGATGCAACGACGCTTATAAAATAGATATCACTGTGCATCACAGCCTGCGATCCTTGTGTTAAGCTACTTAATGGATTATCCGAGTCTTTATCACTAAATAAGAGCCACATCACTCTTTGGAAACGTTAACTATATAATATTTGAGGAACAAATTGACCTTCTCAGTTCTTATTCAATTAAAAAAATAGCTTGAATAAAcagaaaactatatatatatatatata
Coding sequences:
- the LOC103998543 gene encoding cytochrome P450 CYP94D108-like — protein: MEISSASSLLLLISFLCSAFFLFFKQRSPRGAPANLAALKSYPVVGNLPHLVKNSHRILEWTTDLIPTSPTGTVTVAPFVFTANPANVEHVSKVRFANYPKSEPIILAIRDCLGRGVATTNGEEWRLQRKAASHEFGTRSLRTFIHEKVCHELLARLVPLLTRASRSGEVIDLQDVLERFAFDNTCSLAFDEDTMCLGGEGAEEGKRFFHAFEEATSLCVERAKQPFPLVWRIKKWLHVGSERRLQEAMKIVHGFVDRCMQSRGNRPTSGQDLLSRFTADGANSDEFVHDNLISFVLAGRDTTPAALTWFFWILSSRPDVVAKIREETKRIRTRQPEENGGKLAFTMEELKEMNYLHAAISESLRLYPPVPMVPRDCLEEDELPDGHRMRRGWILMYNAYAMGRREAIWGPDCREFMPERWLDEEGVFQPKSSSVFPVFHTGPRTCLGKDMAYIQMKVVAASILERFDMTVVEASGRHQLLMAMRMQGGLSVRLRERISGGM